A portion of the Stigmatella aurantiaca DW4/3-1 genome contains these proteins:
- the mltA gene encoding murein transglycosylase A: MRLLPALSWATCLLLLATGCSRAARPPVTRPEEALVPVSHPLELSDDGDAETLRTAIAQSLSWLKAQSAEQRFVFGQRTVTAAEMRSALERLSARITTGLSPAELTRRVLEDFEWMEAAGGEDGTVLFTGYYEPLIEASLSQTGEYTTPIHGPPGDLLEIPLEPFAERFKAERLFGRLDGRRVVPYWTRAEIRGGKLAGQKLELAWAKDAVALFFLEVQGSGILRLPDGTERRVGYAASNGRPYRSIGSLLIQEGTIPREAMSMQALRTWLALNPAQCTRVLDFNESYVFFRFLEGASVGSLGRPVTPGRSIATDARLFPRGALAYIQTDRPVATADGQVTWKPLSRFVLNQDTGGAIRGAGRVDVFWGRGPEAELAAGMMKQKGRLLFLVPRSPQAR; the protein is encoded by the coding sequence ATGCGCCTTCTTCCCGCCCTCTCATGGGCGACGTGTCTGCTGTTGCTGGCCACGGGTTGCTCACGCGCGGCCCGCCCCCCCGTCACCCGCCCCGAGGAGGCGCTCGTCCCGGTCTCGCACCCGCTGGAGCTCAGCGACGATGGCGATGCCGAGACACTCCGGACAGCGATTGCCCAGAGCCTGAGCTGGCTCAAGGCCCAATCCGCGGAGCAGCGCTTCGTGTTCGGACAGCGCACCGTCACCGCCGCCGAGATGCGGAGCGCCCTGGAGCGGCTGAGCGCCCGCATCACCACGGGCCTGAGCCCGGCGGAGCTCACGCGGCGTGTGCTCGAAGACTTCGAGTGGATGGAGGCCGCGGGAGGCGAGGACGGCACGGTGCTCTTCACCGGCTACTATGAGCCCCTCATCGAAGCCAGCCTGAGCCAGACGGGCGAGTACACGACGCCCATCCACGGTCCCCCGGGCGATCTGCTGGAGATTCCCCTCGAGCCGTTCGCCGAGCGCTTCAAGGCGGAGCGTCTCTTCGGACGGCTCGATGGGCGGAGAGTGGTTCCCTACTGGACCCGGGCGGAGATCCGCGGAGGCAAGCTGGCGGGCCAGAAGCTGGAGCTGGCCTGGGCGAAGGATGCGGTGGCGCTCTTCTTCCTGGAGGTTCAGGGCAGCGGCATCCTGCGCCTGCCGGACGGGACAGAGCGGCGCGTCGGCTATGCCGCCTCCAACGGACGGCCCTACCGGAGCATTGGCTCGCTCCTCATCCAGGAAGGAACCATTCCGCGTGAGGCCATGTCAATGCAGGCGCTGCGCACGTGGCTTGCCCTGAACCCCGCCCAGTGCACCCGCGTGCTCGACTTCAATGAGTCCTACGTGTTCTTCCGGTTCCTGGAGGGGGCATCGGTTGGCTCCCTCGGTCGGCCGGTGACGCCGGGCCGCTCCATCGCCACGGATGCACGGCTGTTTCCGCGCGGTGCGCTGGCCTACATCCAAACTGATCGGCCCGTGGCCACAGCGGACGGACAGGTGACGTGGAAGCCGCTGTCCCGGTTCGTCCTCAACCAGGACACGGGCGGCGCCATCCGAGGGGCGGGGCGGGTGGATGTCTTCTGGGGCCGAGGACCCGAGGCGGAGCTGGCGGCCGGCATGATGAAGCAGAAGGGCCGACTGCTCTTCCTCGTGCCACGATCCCCCCAGGCGCGTTGA
- a CDS encoding SDR family NAD(P)-dependent oxidoreductase: MDLELAGKVVLVTGGSEGLGAAVCARLVREGAHVALCARNAQRLEATAATLRSQGGQVFALPTDVTSPAELERFVEAAHARWGRVDALVNNAGSAAAGPFSTLSDAQWEEDLQLKLFAAVRAARLIVPHLRAVGGGAILNVLSIRAKAPGAQSMPSSVTRAAGMALMKALSKELGPDRIRVNALLVGMIESGQWARRAEASGKSPAELYAQMSRDAGVPLGRIGRAEEFADAAAFLLSSRASYISGTALNVDGGLSPVV; the protein is encoded by the coding sequence ATGGACCTCGAACTCGCTGGGAAGGTGGTGCTCGTCACGGGAGGCTCGGAGGGGCTTGGCGCGGCCGTGTGTGCACGGCTCGTTCGTGAGGGGGCGCACGTGGCGCTCTGTGCCCGGAATGCGCAGCGGCTGGAAGCCACTGCCGCCACCTTGCGTTCCCAGGGAGGGCAGGTGTTCGCCCTGCCCACGGACGTGACAAGCCCGGCGGAGCTGGAGCGTTTCGTCGAAGCGGCCCACGCGCGCTGGGGCCGGGTGGATGCGCTGGTGAACAACGCGGGCTCCGCGGCGGCAGGTCCCTTCAGCACGCTGAGCGATGCCCAGTGGGAGGAGGATCTCCAACTCAAGCTGTTCGCCGCGGTGCGGGCGGCCCGGCTGATCGTGCCGCACCTTCGCGCGGTGGGGGGCGGCGCCATCCTCAACGTGCTCTCCATCCGGGCGAAGGCCCCAGGCGCTCAGTCCATGCCCTCCTCGGTGACACGGGCGGCGGGAATGGCGCTCATGAAGGCCCTTTCCAAAGAGCTGGGGCCCGACCGGATCCGGGTGAATGCCTTGCTCGTGGGAATGATCGAGAGTGGCCAGTGGGCCCGCCGGGCCGAGGCCTCGGGCAAGTCCCCGGCGGAACTCTACGCCCAGATGAGCCGTGATGCGGGGGTGCCCCTGGGACGCATCGGACGGGCCGAGGAGTTCGCCGATGCCGCTGCTTTTCTCCTCTCGTCCCGGGCGTCCTACATCAGCGGGACGGCCCTCAACGTGGATGGAGGGCTGTCTCCGGTGGTGTGA
- the add gene encoding adenosine deaminase: MASIRDDELPNATGIPSAARRTDISPPPALEVTEELLHALPKTDLHCHLDGSMRLKTILELAEQQKVKLLADTEDGLAQAIHMGQVCKSLDEYLVAFDVTLSVLQTAEALYRSAYELAVDAAAENVRYLEVRYSPALHLQKGLKMTTVIDSVLEGLRAAKRETGIKYGVIVCGIRHINPQTSMRLAELSVAYKNRGVIGFDLAGAEASFPAKDHKDAFQLILKNNVNCTAHAGEAFGPESISQAIHYLGAHRIGHGTRLREDGDLLNYVNDHRIPLEVCPTSNVQTGAVTSLAAHPLKFYFDYGLRVTINTDNRLITDTTVTKELWVAHKELGLSLEDLTTILVSGFKSAFLPFREKQDLLRSVNQEIATTLAAFETRPKMVRQPA; the protein is encoded by the coding sequence ATGGCTTCCATTCGTGACGACGAGCTGCCCAACGCCACGGGAATTCCTTCGGCTGCACGGCGAACCGACATCTCCCCACCTCCCGCGCTGGAGGTCACCGAGGAGTTGCTCCACGCGTTGCCCAAGACGGATCTGCACTGCCACCTCGATGGCTCCATGCGGCTGAAGACCATCCTGGAGCTGGCCGAGCAGCAGAAAGTGAAACTCCTCGCGGACACCGAGGACGGTCTGGCCCAGGCGATCCACATGGGCCAGGTGTGCAAGAGCCTCGATGAGTACCTCGTGGCCTTCGATGTCACCCTGTCCGTCTTGCAGACCGCCGAGGCGCTCTACCGCTCCGCCTACGAACTGGCGGTGGACGCGGCGGCCGAGAACGTGCGCTACCTGGAGGTGCGCTACTCGCCCGCCCTGCACCTGCAGAAGGGGCTGAAGATGACCACGGTCATCGACTCGGTGCTCGAGGGGCTGCGCGCGGCCAAGCGTGAGACGGGCATCAAGTACGGCGTCATCGTCTGCGGCATCCGCCACATCAACCCGCAGACGTCCATGCGGCTGGCGGAGCTGAGCGTCGCCTACAAGAACCGGGGCGTCATCGGCTTCGACCTGGCGGGCGCCGAGGCGAGCTTCCCCGCGAAGGACCACAAGGACGCCTTCCAGCTCATCCTCAAGAACAACGTCAACTGCACGGCGCACGCCGGTGAGGCGTTCGGTCCCGAGTCCATTTCGCAGGCCATCCATTACCTAGGGGCTCACCGCATCGGCCATGGCACGCGGCTTCGGGAGGACGGGGACCTGCTCAACTACGTGAACGATCACCGCATCCCGCTGGAGGTCTGCCCGACGTCCAACGTGCAGACCGGAGCGGTGACGAGCCTCGCCGCGCACCCGCTGAAGTTCTATTTCGACTATGGCCTCCGGGTGACCATCAACACCGACAACCGGCTCATCACCGATACCACCGTGACGAAGGAGCTGTGGGTCGCGCACAAGGAACTGGGGCTGTCGCTCGAGGACCTCACCACCATCCTCGTCTCTGGCTTCAAGAGCGCCTTCCTCCCGTTCCGGGAGAAGCAGGATCTGTTGCGCAGCGTGAACCAGGAGATCGCCACCACCCTCGCGGCGTTCGAGACCCGGCCGAAGATGGTGAGACAGCCCGCCTGA
- a CDS encoding PQQ-binding-like beta-propeller repeat protein, with protein MLPRACPCTLLWLVLLVTGTAGCQRPAEQRFEFSPHASSRSGLVALEDSVVVGTETGALLRLDRTGRPGWRLKFAQEIASRPVRSGNTVIAGTTGGELVRLETKTAQERWRVTGEPPILTDLVADEASVYVLDSEGAVRAHALDTGQVRWRRPAPKRETPPSQPSLRLPPPVLAEGTLVVAQGDSGLVAFATEDGTPRWRRPMAQVLGLAREAETLYVTTRTGRVAALNALDGTLRWEKQPASLLTSPPTVALGKVWVGAEPTQLLALSPSTGETLSSTDLPAPLVTRLAIWGERLLIPTSGPQGQLLVLNEREMTPLFSLQADTPLRTEPVLLGDQLFVVGLDGRVLSWTLREPKP; from the coding sequence ATGCTGCCGCGCGCCTGTCCATGCACCCTCCTGTGGCTCGTGCTCCTGGTGACAGGAACAGCGGGCTGCCAGCGCCCCGCCGAGCAGCGCTTCGAGTTCTCCCCCCACGCCTCCTCGCGCTCGGGGCTGGTGGCCTTGGAGGACAGTGTTGTGGTGGGCACCGAAACGGGTGCGCTCCTCCGGTTGGACCGCACGGGCAGACCCGGCTGGCGGCTGAAGTTCGCCCAGGAGATCGCGTCGCGGCCCGTGAGGTCTGGAAACACAGTGATTGCCGGAACAACGGGCGGAGAGCTGGTACGCCTGGAGACGAAGACGGCCCAGGAGCGATGGCGCGTCACCGGCGAGCCTCCCATCCTCACGGACTTGGTGGCGGACGAAGCCTCCGTCTACGTCCTGGATTCCGAGGGCGCCGTCCGCGCCCATGCACTGGACACAGGCCAGGTGCGGTGGAGACGGCCAGCCCCCAAGCGGGAAACGCCTCCTTCCCAGCCTTCCCTCCGGCTGCCGCCACCAGTCCTCGCGGAAGGAACCCTGGTGGTGGCGCAAGGAGACTCAGGCCTGGTGGCATTCGCCACGGAGGACGGCACCCCGAGATGGCGGCGCCCCATGGCGCAGGTCCTGGGACTGGCCCGGGAGGCGGAGACGCTCTACGTCACCACCCGAACCGGCCGTGTGGCCGCGCTGAACGCGTTGGATGGAACCCTTCGCTGGGAGAAGCAACCCGCCTCCCTGCTCACCAGCCCCCCGACGGTGGCCCTGGGAAAGGTCTGGGTGGGGGCGGAACCCACTCAGCTCCTCGCGCTCTCTCCCTCCACGGGAGAGACACTCTCCAGCACGGACCTGCCTGCCCCACTCGTGACGCGGCTGGCCATCTGGGGCGAGCGGCTGCTCATCCCCACCAGCGGCCCACAGGGGCAACTGCTCGTCCTGAACGAACGGGAGATGACCCCTCTCTTCTCGCTTCAGGCGGATACGCCACTGCGCACGGAGCCGGTGCTGCTCGGAGATCAGCTCTTCGTGGTCGGCTTGGATGGGCGGGTGCTCTCCTGGACCCTTCGCGAACCCAAGCCATGA
- a CDS encoding sensor histidine kinase: MIRVRVDQVAAAFGLLVGITMVYVPYEFGARVFQPIYPSIRLLGVAFLVGSAMMIAAMLYSDWPAWFGWLGRALFLAPLAIYWWTASVIFRGLTGGILYPLMSACLIMESLPRWRERPLMPGFLTAVALSFGVLLLLGPSQTSPTLSAGLKQVTLPVALLFLGSGGLLAVGRLRRQPTLDRLAIGVLCALFAILAVILGAASSWTGMELYMVLSLACLLLVFLRRQPQPSGVRWRLFRGMAFASVLPIIAVGALASVLAQKAIERELRGKAQQAVLAEAAWLEQSASMARALVSLQVQDPSLQDWARSREKAALYKRFELLERSSGQFDEVWMLDGRGDVVLSSPKTGPVQGNFSHRDYFQGAKASNQVYLSEPFLNAAGIPAVVFSSQVPAGGQDPSVFVGGVSLLRLGHQATLTSRSYHVEIFDKRDGRLLRETEHGEVLTRAPILSFVKEGALSTDEGILETFDASGQRLLIAHAQVPDTPWTVVVVSRLRQAFAPVTRLSAIVVAVALLAGAIALLLSRWVGQDVAQRLEALRDGFAALKTLSLGQPVPARGDDEVAQLTAGFNEMAARIEQTQKELREAITLRDQFLSMASHELRTPLTPLKATVELLLRQSDENQVLPLERQRSTLERLRRQVDRLTRLVSDMLDMARIQGGRLAMRRASMDLTALAREVADRIQHSSRERSAPIQLELPEGPLLGVWDEQRLDQLLTNLIENAARYSPPDAPIQVCIGSTADRALIEVKDQGIGVPAESLPSLFTPFYRARNAAQHYAGGLGLGLAICREIVERHGGTIQASSAGPGQGTRFSVSLPIDSQDTP, encoded by the coding sequence TTGATTCGAGTCCGTGTCGATCAAGTCGCGGCTGCGTTCGGGCTGCTCGTCGGTATCACGATGGTGTACGTGCCCTACGAGTTCGGCGCGCGGGTCTTCCAGCCCATCTACCCCTCTATCCGGCTGCTCGGCGTCGCGTTCCTCGTGGGCTCGGCGATGATGATCGCCGCCATGCTCTACAGCGACTGGCCTGCCTGGTTCGGCTGGCTCGGGCGAGCCTTGTTCCTGGCGCCGCTGGCGATCTACTGGTGGACCGCGTCCGTCATCTTCCGCGGGCTGACCGGGGGCATCCTCTATCCCTTGATGTCGGCCTGCCTCATCATGGAGTCGCTTCCCCGATGGCGGGAACGCCCCTTGATGCCAGGGTTCTTGACCGCGGTGGCCCTGTCGTTTGGCGTGCTCCTGCTGCTCGGCCCTTCCCAGACCAGCCCCACCCTCAGCGCGGGGCTCAAGCAAGTGACCCTCCCCGTGGCCCTGCTCTTCCTGGGCTCCGGCGGCCTGCTCGCCGTGGGCCGGCTGCGCCGCCAACCCACCTTGGACCGGCTCGCCATCGGCGTGCTCTGCGCCTTGTTCGCGATCCTGGCGGTTATCCTGGGCGCCGCGAGTTCCTGGACGGGGATGGAACTCTACATGGTCCTGTCACTGGCCTGCTTGCTGCTCGTCTTTCTGAGGCGTCAACCCCAGCCCTCAGGGGTTCGCTGGCGGCTGTTCCGCGGCATGGCGTTCGCCTCGGTCCTGCCCATCATCGCCGTGGGGGCCCTGGCTTCGGTGCTCGCCCAGAAGGCGATCGAGCGCGAGCTGCGCGGCAAGGCGCAACAGGCGGTCCTGGCCGAGGCCGCCTGGCTGGAGCAGAGCGCGTCGATGGCCCGCGCCCTGGTGTCCCTCCAGGTTCAGGATCCCTCGCTGCAAGATTGGGCGAGGTCCAGGGAGAAAGCCGCCCTGTACAAGCGCTTCGAGCTGCTCGAACGGTCCTCTGGACAGTTCGATGAGGTCTGGATGCTGGATGGCCGAGGCGATGTGGTGCTGTCTTCGCCCAAGACCGGTCCCGTGCAGGGCAACTTCTCGCACCGGGATTATTTCCAGGGAGCGAAGGCCTCGAACCAGGTGTACCTGTCCGAGCCATTCCTCAATGCCGCGGGAATCCCCGCCGTGGTGTTCTCCTCCCAGGTGCCTGCGGGGGGTCAAGACCCCAGTGTCTTCGTGGGAGGGGTCTCCCTGCTGCGGTTGGGACACCAGGCGACCCTCACCTCGCGGAGCTACCACGTCGAAATCTTCGACAAGCGGGATGGGCGCCTGCTGCGGGAAACAGAGCACGGCGAGGTCCTCACGCGCGCTCCCATTCTCTCCTTCGTGAAAGAAGGCGCCCTCTCGACGGATGAAGGCATCCTCGAGACGTTCGATGCCTCCGGGCAGCGGCTCCTCATCGCCCACGCCCAGGTGCCGGACACCCCCTGGACGGTGGTGGTGGTTTCGCGCCTGCGCCAGGCCTTCGCACCCGTGACACGGCTGAGTGCCATCGTCGTGGCGGTGGCGCTGCTGGCGGGGGCCATCGCGCTCCTGCTGTCCCGGTGGGTCGGCCAGGACGTGGCCCAGCGCCTGGAGGCCCTCCGGGATGGCTTCGCCGCGCTCAAGACGCTGTCGCTCGGGCAGCCCGTTCCCGCGCGGGGAGATGACGAGGTCGCGCAGCTCACGGCGGGCTTCAACGAAATGGCGGCCCGGATCGAACAGACGCAGAAGGAGCTGCGCGAGGCCATCACCCTCCGGGATCAGTTCCTGTCCATGGCCAGCCATGAGCTTCGCACCCCGTTGACGCCCCTCAAGGCGACCGTCGAGCTGCTGCTGCGGCAATCCGACGAGAATCAGGTGCTCCCCTTGGAGCGGCAGCGCTCCACGCTCGAGCGCCTGCGGCGGCAGGTGGACCGCCTCACGCGGCTCGTCTCGGACATGCTGGACATGGCCCGCATCCAGGGAGGACGCCTGGCCATGAGGCGCGCGTCCATGGACCTGACGGCGCTGGCACGGGAGGTGGCCGACCGCATCCAGCACTCCAGCCGCGAGCGGAGTGCTCCCATCCAGCTCGAGTTGCCCGAGGGTCCGCTGCTCGGCGTCTGGGACGAGCAGCGCCTCGACCAGCTCCTGACCAACTTGATTGAAAACGCGGCGCGCTACTCTCCGCCGGATGCGCCGATTCAGGTTTGCATCGGCTCCACGGCGGACCGGGCCCTCATCGAGGTGAAGGACCAGGGAATCGGCGTGCCCGCCGAAAGCCTGCCGAGCCTGTTCACCCCGTTCTACCGCGCCCGGAACGCAGCCCAGCACTACGCCGGGGGACTGGGGCTCGGCCTGGCCATCTGCCGGGAGATCGTCGAGCGTCACGGAGGGACGATTCAAGCCTCGAGCGCCGGTCCCGGACAGGGAACCCGCTTCTCCGTGTCCTTGCCTATCGACTCTCAGGACACTCCATGA
- a CDS encoding GNAT family N-acetyltransferase, with translation MAPRLSLRTASAGDRLALWRLHTRSISSLCRDVYSDHEVKTWVGLLRPEAYLPPDPPRTVLVAEQDDQLVGFGQLDLVRGELEALYVSPEAVGLGVGSALLSALEALAWHANVRAMSLDASLNAEPFYRARGYMSLHAARRILTSEVYLPCTRMQKRRPSALRPATGDGPGQGLTPLPEP, from the coding sequence ATGGCCCCACGCCTGAGCCTGCGCACAGCTTCCGCGGGGGACCGGCTCGCGCTCTGGCGGCTCCACACCCGCTCCATCAGCTCGCTCTGCCGGGACGTCTACTCCGATCATGAAGTGAAAACCTGGGTCGGCCTGCTCCGGCCGGAGGCTTACCTGCCCCCGGATCCGCCCCGGACGGTGCTGGTGGCCGAACAGGACGACCAGCTGGTGGGCTTCGGGCAACTCGACCTGGTCCGAGGGGAGCTGGAAGCGCTCTACGTCTCTCCGGAGGCGGTGGGGCTGGGCGTGGGCTCCGCGCTGCTGTCCGCGCTGGAGGCACTGGCCTGGCACGCCAATGTCCGGGCGATGAGCCTGGATGCCAGCCTCAACGCAGAGCCCTTCTACCGTGCGCGGGGCTACATGTCCCTGCATGCGGCCCGGCGCATCCTCACCTCGGAGGTGTACCTGCCTTGCACGCGGATGCAGAAGCGAAGGCCCTCGGCGCTCCGCCCCGCGACCGGCGATGGCCCGGGACAGGGGCTCACACCCCTGCCCGAGCCGTAA